The DNA window TATAGTTTTTCTTtcctacacataaataaaaatgcctGAATGGTTTGCTCCTGGAGGTTAGCTAGGGTTCTGCCTGGATCACTTCCAGtctggagggagaaagaaggggcaGGAAAGGCCCAGCAAACCAGCTGCTCAGAACAGCACAGGTTCCCATCGCTCCCTCCAGCAGCCGCGTTTGAGAACAGACAAGATGCCCGCCTCATTTTCTATTGTCGAGCCTGTTTCATAAACTCCTGCTCATTTGGGCTATTTCTAGAGTCATGGGTAAGCGTGCAGTAGTGACCAGAAAGGACGTCAGACTCTCGGATCCAGAGGAAAGGCCCTCGATGTGGCTTGTCTGACAAACAGATGCAGGAGAAGGGGCAGCAGACAGGGTGGCCAGGAGCTGTGCTCGGGGGCTCAGGCTGGTGACAAGTGCCAGCCATTCTTTCTCGACCTGAAACGGAGGCCTCCGTGGACCAGCATGCTCCACCATTTCCCCGCCTCACTGTCTTCTTGGGAAAGGGCTGTCTAATCAGCAGTGTACATTTACCTCAGAAACTGTTTTCTAAGAATATTACATtcgaaaagaagaaagagagaaagagaaaaaaatccatgagGTGACACACccctttaatgccagtactcaggaggcagaggcagatagatctccatgagttcaagccagcctggtttacaaagggAGTCTCAgcccagggctacataatgagttcctgttttgttttttgttcgtttgtttgcttgctttttaagttACAATATCTCTGTAGCATTTTAAGTCCAGAGTCCTTATGGCTCTGCAACCAGGATGACCCTGCTCTCCTTACCCCCGAGGGCTCTGGGCTCCCTACGATCACGGGTGCTGCCTGGCTGAGCCACACTGCCCATCCATAGATTCCTAGAGCCTGAGCACCCCAGCCTCAGTGCCCCTGTGGTTGTAACAGCCTATCCCACAAGTGAGGGGTGGTACATCAGACCTATCCCCCACTCACGTCAGGACCCCCACAAGGCTCTCCCAGACACGGTGCTCCCCACTTGTGCTCTCCTTGGTCCTGGGTTCAAGGATGCTAGGCAAGGGCTTTGCTGAGCATTGAGTTCCAATGGATGGGACTTCAATGCTGAGAACAACCATGGTGGTTTGGACCTCTCCAGATCATTACCTGGGTCTCTGCACCCTCATCTCGTGTCCCACAATAGGCATGGATAAGACGCCTTTGGGCTGCCCTGGTGCCTCGGCTGCCTGGATACAGGGTGGGTGGTGTTAGAGACAGTTGTCAGAATTTGTCCATAACTTgactcttcttcattttctgcaGAAAGCCTGAGAGCGGACCTGGGACAACCACTGTGGACTGGACCTCAGCAGATAATGTACGTGAGGTGGGAGCACACAGGAGCCAAGGGTGGTGAGCACCTCAGCCTCGGGATGGGGAGGCATCAGCACAATGAGCCTAGGGCCACCTTTGGGTCCCAGATCTGCCTCCCCTACAGCAGGCAAAGGTGGCCTCTGCCTTTCCCACCATACGACTTACTGTCAGTCCTTGGAGGATCAGGAGCAAGTGCATGGGCCTCGAGAACCAGTGGAGCTGGGGGTCTGCTGATGCACGTGCCTGTCCCTCTGGCAGGTATTAGATGGCGCCTCACTCATGCCCAAGGATTCATGCAAAGTTAAGAGGCGAGTCCGCATCCCCGACAAACCCAACTATAGCCTTAACCTCTGGAGcatcatgaagaactgtattggCCGAGAGCTCTCCCGGATCCCCATGCCGGTAGGCACCCTCTACAGAACACTTAGTTCCAAACAAGGAGACTCTGCATCCCCTATCTGTAGACCCCTGCACCCACTGTTTCTGGCTTTGAGCCTGACAGTCCAGCTCTGGGCATGTGGTAGCCTGATGCCGTGGCTCTCATGGAGTTGACATCCTAGTGAGAGAAGGGGACAGTGTACACCATCAGGGTGACAGACACCAAGTGGCATGTCAATGAGGGACATGTGCCGAGGAGGGAAATGGAGGCGGGAGGTGCTGGACACGGAACTCACGGTGGCAGTGCCACCGGTACAGGACTGTCCTGTGGTATCTAAGAAAGGCAGGGACACTCTGACAACCACCGACCACCCGCCTGCAACACCCACAGGTGAACTTCAATGAGCCCCTGTCCATGCTCCAGCgacttacagaggacctggagtACCACCACCTGCTGGACAAGGCGGTGAACTGCACCAGCTCGGTGGAGCAGATGTGCCTGGTAGCCGCCTTTTCTGTGTCCTCCTACTCCACCACGGTGCACCGCATCGCCAAGCCCTTCAACCCTATGCTCGGGGAGACCTTCGAGTTGGACCGTATGGAGGACATGGGCCTGCGTTCCCTCTGTGAGCAGGTACGGTCAGCTACTCATTTGGCTAGATGCTACTTGTCATGCGAGACAAATGGCGACGGCCTGCGACCCCGACGGAACCTTCGGTTCATGTCTTCCCATGAGGGGTTTCTCTGGGGAGCCCTGAGGGGCAATGGGCCCCTCATGGCAAGGTCAGGTTCAGAGTCTCCTAGACACAGTGAGGGGCATGGGAGGAGAACCTAGTGAGACAGGGTCAGGTCTGGTGATGGGAGGAAAGGACTAATCCCCCAACCAGGGATTATTGGAACCAAACTAGAGGGTAGTTTTCAGGGTCACTAGCGAGTGTAAACAGGCCAGAGCATAGGTCACCACTGAGCTAAGTGTCAGGCAGCGGCCTGGGACATGCATACCCTCTATCCTTTCCTAAGATAAGTCAGCTCCACACGTGGTCACATGGCAGCCTGATGCTGAACCAGAGCACCTTTCGAGTAGAGGGCCCAGTGCTGCAGGGCTGCTCTGAGCGCCCCAGGATCAGCTGGAAACCTGAAAGCTGCCTGAGCAGGCTGCAGCTTAGAGACGCTCCAGGGCCCTGCAAGGACTTGTCAGGTGACAGCAGTGACCAACACAAGGTCACAGTAGCTGAATGTGAAACAGGAACCAGGAAATACACTGACACTTCAGTTGTGGGGCTTGGAGATCCCTGAGTCTCCTCATTCAGTCCGTGGCGGGTGCCCTAGGGGTGCCGGAAGACACAGTGGGGACTGGAAGACGCTGAGCTCTTGTTGTTTGGGTGAGGGTGGGGCACAGGGTGTTAGGTGCTTCTGGATGTTTAGGCAGAGTGGTCAGCTGATGGGCTCAGCAGTGCATGGTGGTGGAATACGTGGTCAGGCAGATGGGAGAGGGGCCCACGGAAGAGACAGTAATCACGAACGAACACTGGGCTCACTTAATCCCTGAGGGGAGTTTGGGGACAAGGCTGTGCCATGAGGTACCCTGCAAAGTAAAGAGTCTGGGGCCAGACAGCCTGGAATCAGGGTGGGGTGGGCCATGAAAAGTTGATGGTGCTGCCACTCTAGGTAGGAAAAGGGCCAGCAAACAGGAATTCTGGGGCACGGTAGCAGTCAAAGGTGTTCTGTGCTGTAAGAGAAAGGCCTGTAGTACTGGGGGCCCATGGCAGGACACTGATAGGACTTCCACTCCAAAGTCAGCCCAGATTCTTTCCAGAATATGGTTCTACCAGTCTGTCTCTCACCTATTTGGGACTAGCTTGAACTACAACCTGCCAGGCACAtggtatcttagttacttttatattgctgtgataaaatacctcgAAGAGAAGATTTAATTGGGCATACAGCTATAGATTAGCGTTTACACCATAGAGAGTCAGAGTTTCTGATGGTGGAGTAAGGGGCGGGGAGCCACAGGACTGGACCACCAGccgagagcttacatcttgatccacaagcacagcacaggcagagaaagagctaACTAGGAATGGCAGTGCCTGGTGAACTTCAAAGCCTCCTtgaacagggccacacctcctaatccttcccaaatagttccaagcattcagacacatgaCCCCAGGGGTCATTCTCCTTCAGATTGCCACATGTGGTAAGGGTTAAATGTGGTGGACAAGAAACCCTCAGGAAAGCATTCCTTCCGGTTCCTGGACACGGactctgcttccccaccccacGGTTTCCTAAGAGCCAGGCAGGGACTTCTCGCCCATCCCACACCCCCATGGGCTGGGCGAGGTCAGGGTCCCTAAGACGAGCAGTAGCCGGGCTTATTCCTGGGACACACGGGATGGAGCCATGCATCCTGGACATTGGGAAGGCTGTCCTTTCCTGGCTGGGTCTGTGTCTCGCTATGCTCATATCCAGCTGGTCTGGTCCCAGGTGAGCCACCACCCCCCGTCTGCTGCCCACCACGTGTTCTCTAAGCATGGCTGGAGCCTCTGGCAAGAAATCACCATCGCCAGCAAGTTCCGAGGGAAATACATCTCTATCATGCCACTCGGTGAGCTGGGCTCAGGGCTCCCTGGACGGGAGGATGTTCGACTTCAGAGCGAGAGCTCTGCCCATCTAAAAGCTAGCTGTGACCCCCAGGAGGAGCTTCACGGCCCACTGACCACCAGACTCCTAGCCCACACCCCATCCCTCCAAAGCTTTGTAGATATTCCTCTGGTTCTTGACCCTGGGTCTGTGGGTGGTCTGGCCAGAGCCCACGTGAGGGACCCATGGCCTCTGACCTGTCTGTCCTCCAGGTGCCATCCACctagaattccaggccagtggcAATCACTACGTGTGGAGGAAGAGCACCTCCACCGTGCACAACATCATTGTGGGCAAGCTCTGGATTGACCAGGTCAGGGGGTCCTTGGGGAGGTGTGGCCTACGGCCCAGGGGCTGACCACTGACCACCACCTGCTCTCACTAGTCAGGGGACATTGAGATTGTGAACCACAAGACCAAGGACCGGTGCCAGCTGAAGTTCGTGCCCTACAGCTATTTCTCCAAAGAGGCAGCCCGAAAGGTAACTAGGGCCACAGCCTGGAACTCCCCCCCCCAATGGGCCCAGAGCAGACTTTATGCTAATTAGTCCTGCCAATGTCTACAGGTGACTGGAGTGGTGAGTGACAGCCAGGGCAAGGCCCACTATGTGCTGTCAGGTTCATGGGATGAGCAGATGGAATGTTCTAAGATTGTGCACAGCAGCCCCAGCTCTGATGGGAAGCAGAAAACCGTATACCAGACGCTGCCCGCCAAGGTGCTGTGGAGGAAATATCCACTGCCGTGAGTCAGGGTGGGGCGCCCGCCGTCTTTAGGGAATAGGGgccaagagagaggcagagaagagggcaGGGAAGAGACTGGCAGAGGgtcacccctaccccacccagcAGAAAGCATGGAATCTAGCAGAGAACAGGGTCAGGAGGCTGCCATCCCAGTGCAGACAGTGGCCACCCAACATGGGCATGAAGACAGTCATGGCAGCAAACACTGTGGAGACACTCTGAGCAAGTGACAAGTTAGAGTTCTTCCCTGCAACACCACAAGGAATAAAATGGAGCAAGACAGCAACTCACAGGAAACTGAGTGAGAAACttacaatgaagaaaagaaagaaatttacggggctggagaaatggctcagtggttaagagctcttccgaaggtcctgagttcaaatcccagcaaccacatggtggctcacgaccatctgtaatggggtctgatgccctcttctgggatgtctgaagaagctatagggtacttacatataataaacaaataaatcttttttaaaaaaaaagaaagaaaagaaaagaaacaacaaaaaaaaaaaaaagaaagaagaaagaaatctacaaaGGAGAAATTATAAAGGAGAAATGACTGAAGTTGAGGATCCGCAGCAAGGTTCTGTAAAGCAAATGTGGCCTCAGGATACAGGTTGGAAGGAAGGCGTTGTGGTCTAAATGCAAACTCCGGGGGTACCTAcaactccagcactcagaagttaGAGCCAGGAGGGTtacaagtttggggccagcctaagctacatagcgAGACAGCCTGAGCTGCATAGTAAACCGCTTAAGCTTGCAGAGTGAGTGAGATAGCCTGAGCTAGATAGTAAGTgaggtagcctgagctacatagtcaGACTCTGTGTCAAGAAACCCAAAAGAGAGAAGTAAAGTGGGAAGGTCGGGTCACTCCTTGGTCACCCCAGTAAGTCTGAGAGCACCCCCTGAAAGTGTGTGCAGAATTCACCCCTAGACTCTCTGAGCAGGTCCTCAGCTGCATAAGATGCACAGCATGGCTGGGAGCTGTATCTAGCTGGCCCGTGCTTCTAGCCCTGGGTCgcagaaggagatggagagaaaacagCAAAGGGCATTCTACATCTATTAAAGTAGCCAGTTTTTCCAGCTTCCGGTTATGTCAGGTTGACCTGGGACTTGTTATGTAGCTCAAGCTTCAagtttgcaatcctcctgcttcaacctcccaagagctgggatttcagTCATGTACCGCTGTGCCTGGCCCCAAGCAGCCAGATTCTTAGAAAGATATTTACTTGTTGAAATCCTGCACCCCAGcagctgtcttcagcaatatccGGAGTCTAAAGTCAGCCAGATGGCATCTTCCAGATGCTGACAGACTGGCATTACCGATGACTGGAAGAGGAGGGTTACAGCCATCCCTCGGTAACCACCAAGCCAACAAGATTTCCTGGACTCACgggaagaaagaagcaaataaaaatggaaaagaggcaGAATAGGTTAACAATGAAAGCCGAAAGCTGCTCCCTGAGGATGGAGGCGTGGCTCAGTGATGAAAGCTGCTCCCTGAGGATGGAGGCGTGGCTCAGTGATGAAAGCCTCTCACTGAGGATGGAGGCGTGGCTCAGTCGCAGAGCACCAGTGTGTTCAGCATCATACATAAGCACTTGTTCATTCCCAGTACAAGAGATAAGACAAGTTCCCAGGTTAAAAGCCTTGAGATGATGAAAGACCTCGGGTAAAAAGAGTCTATAAAATGAATGGTAAAggtaaagataaagaaaatgttcatttagaACTTGCTATAGTCAAAACAGTCGAAGGCAGGAcaatcagcagttcaaggtcagcctgagctacaaaccttgcttcagaaaaaaagaaggcagTGTTTCAAGgaattttaaatgtcttcttttattttatatatggaaGTGTCCTGCATACTATGCATGCACCATCTGCAAGCAGGTGCCCTAAGAGGCCAGAAAGGGATGTCATGTCACTTGGGACTGGGGAGTTATAGGTGGTcatgagttgccatgtgggtgctgggattgaacttggtcctttggaagagcagccagggctcttgcCCATTGAACTATAGCTCCAGCCCctcaatttattttaaacaataaggAACCCAGGACATTTTGAAGGCCAGAGAAAAGACCTAAG is part of the Mus pahari chromosome 13, PAHARI_EIJ_v1.1, whole genome shotgun sequence genome and encodes:
- the Osbp2 gene encoding oxysterol-binding protein 2 isoform X7, with amino-acid sequence MINACRDFLELAETHSRKWQRALNYEQEQRVHLEETIEQLAKQHNSLERAFCNTPGRPASSSKSFSEGSFLTSKGENSEEDEDTEYFDAMEDSTSFITVITEATEDRKPESGPGTTTVDWTSADNVLDGASLMPKDSCKVKRRVRIPDKPNYSLNLWSIMKNCIGRELSRIPMPVNFNEPLSMLQRLTEDLEYHHLLDKAVNCTSSVEQMCLVAAFSVSSYSTTVHRIAKPFNPMLGETFELDRMEDMGLRSLCEQVSHHPPSAAHHVFSKHGWSLWQEITIASKFRGKYISIMPLGAIHLEFQASGNHYVWRKSTSTVHNIIVGKLWIDQSGDIEIVNHKTKDRCQLKFVPYSYFSKEAARKVTGVVSDSQGKAHYVLSGSWDEQMECSKIVHSSPSSDGKQKTVYQTLPAKVLWRKYPLPENAENMYYFSELALTLNEQEEGVAPTDSRLRPDQRLMERGRWDEANTEKQRLEEKQRLSRRRRLESCTAGCGGEEEKESDGYAPLWFEKRLDPLTGEMACIYKGGYWEAKEKKDWHMCPNIF
- the Osbp2 gene encoding oxysterol-binding protein 2 isoform X8 — translated: MINACRDFLELAETHSRKWQRALNYEQEQRVHLEETIEQLAKQHNSLERAFCNTPGRPASSSKSFSEGSFLTSKGENSEEDEDTEYFDAMEDSTSFITVITEATEDRKPESGPGTTTVDWTSADNVREVLDGASLMPKDSCKVKRRVRIPDKPNYSLNLWSIMKNCIGRELSRIPMPVNFNEPLSMLQRLTEDLEYHHLLDKAVNCTSSVEQMCLVAAFSVSSYSTTVHRIAKPFNPMLGETFELDRMEDMGLRSLCEQVSHHPPSAAHHVFSKHGWSLWQEITIASKFRGKYISIMPLGAIHLEFQASGNHYVWRKSTSTVHNIIVGKLWIDQSGDIEIVNHKTKDRCQLKFVPYSYFSKEAARKVTGVVSDSQGKAHYVLSGSWDEQMECSKIVHSSPSSDGKQKTVYQTLPAKVLWRKYPLPENAENMYYFSELALTLNEQEEGVAPTDSRLRPDQRLMERGRWDEANTEKQRLEEKQRLSRRRRLESCTAGCGGEEAEKESDGYAPLWFEKRLDPLTGEMACIYKGGYWEAKEKKDWHMCPNIF